Proteins from one Gaiella occulta genomic window:
- a CDS encoding glycosyltransferase, whose product MTRPRVVVLRGHSANPWELRPWELLADRFDVVVGVTGSNAYDLSAGNVQRLPVRALRDRLPAGRIGDLAVLALGDRYLGLEEALAGAAIVHSAELGVWFSGQPAALKRKLGYRLVLTVWETIPFLDTYRRSRGRRYKRLAVAEADLMLAATDRARRCLLLEGVPGERVVVSPPGIDAERFSSAAGAAGTGALVVSPGRLVWEKGHYDVVRALAALDADVRLLIVGAGPERERLLRYAAELGLAGRVEIRAVPYGEMPGVFASAACVVLASLPVPLWEEQFGMVLAEAMAAGAPIVASSSGAIPEVLAGSGAALFSPGDWPALAGLIGERLGGGRLSYPRAIVERYSARAAAERLAAAYERVLSDL is encoded by the coding sequence GTGACACGGCCCCGCGTCGTCGTCCTGCGCGGGCACAGCGCCAACCCGTGGGAGCTGCGGCCGTGGGAGCTGCTCGCCGACCGCTTCGACGTCGTCGTCGGCGTCACCGGGTCGAACGCCTATGACCTCTCGGCCGGCAACGTGCAGCGGCTACCGGTCCGTGCGCTGCGCGACCGTCTGCCCGCCGGGCGGATCGGCGATCTCGCCGTGCTCGCGCTCGGCGACCGCTACCTCGGGCTGGAGGAGGCGCTGGCCGGGGCCGCCATCGTCCACAGCGCCGAGCTCGGCGTCTGGTTCAGCGGCCAGCCCGCGGCGCTGAAGCGGAAGCTCGGCTACCGGCTGGTGCTGACGGTATGGGAGACGATCCCGTTCCTCGACACGTATCGCCGCTCGCGGGGAAGGCGGTACAAGCGGCTCGCGGTCGCCGAGGCCGACCTCATGCTCGCCGCGACCGACCGCGCACGACGGTGCCTCCTGCTCGAAGGCGTCCCGGGGGAGCGGGTGGTCGTGTCGCCGCCCGGAATCGACGCCGAACGGTTCAGCAGCGCCGCCGGCGCCGCCGGGACCGGTGCCCTCGTCGTCTCACCGGGACGGCTCGTATGGGAGAAGGGTCATTACGACGTCGTCAGGGCGCTCGCGGCGCTCGACGCCGACGTTCGCCTGTTGATCGTCGGAGCAGGGCCGGAGCGCGAGCGGCTGCTGCGCTACGCCGCAGAGCTCGGGCTCGCAGGACGCGTCGAGATTCGAGCCGTCCCCTACGGCGAGATGCCCGGGGTCTTCGCGTCGGCGGCGTGTGTCGTGCTCGCCAGCCTTCCCGTGCCGCTGTGGGAGGAGCAGTTCGGGATGGTGCTGGCGGAGGCGATGGCGGCCGGAGCCCCGATCGTCGCGAGCTCGTCGGGGGCGATTCCCGAGGTGCTCGCCGGCTCCGGGGCGGCGCTGTTCTCTCCCGGCGACTGGCCGGCACTGGCCGGGCTGATCGGCGAGCGGCTCGGCGGGGGCAGGCTTTCCTACCCGCGGGCGATCGTCGAGCGCTACTCCGCGCGCGCGGCCGCCGAACGGCTTGCCGCCGCCTACGAGCGCGTGCTGAGCGACCTGTAG
- a CDS encoding glycosyltransferase family 2 protein: MKACVVIPTLDARDLLERALASLAEQTVPHDVVVVDNASRDGTAEMMASRFPHARLVRNDRNLGFGRAVNRGVAGAQDADVIVLVNNDTICEPEFLERILEPFSDPQVGMVAGVLLQASAPELVDSAGIELDATLRSWDVLWNEPVARVAEAPAPVGPCGGAAAYRIDAFRAAGGFDETLFAYWEDVDLALRLRLAGWRCERAPSARALHAHSATLGASSPLQRRLEAFGRAYVLAKYRVAQRGIGTRMRIALLDWPVLAIHLVVRRELGPIRARARGRRAGRRAAPLRAPFELATVSLATALRRQYGLLVLRLSGRLPAHFHATGRAETTGTRGTPPSAPR, encoded by the coding sequence GTGAAGGCCTGCGTCGTCATCCCGACTCTCGACGCCCGCGATCTGCTCGAGCGGGCCCTCGCGAGCCTCGCGGAGCAGACCGTACCCCACGACGTCGTCGTCGTCGACAACGCTTCCCGCGACGGGACGGCGGAGATGATGGCGTCCCGCTTCCCGCACGCGCGCCTCGTACGGAACGATCGCAACCTCGGCTTCGGCCGCGCCGTCAACCGGGGCGTCGCCGGCGCACAGGATGCGGACGTGATCGTACTCGTGAACAACGACACGATCTGCGAGCCGGAGTTCCTCGAGCGGATACTCGAGCCGTTCTCCGATCCGCAGGTCGGAATGGTCGCCGGCGTGCTCTTGCAGGCGTCGGCGCCGGAGCTCGTCGACTCGGCGGGCATCGAGCTCGACGCGACGCTCCGATCCTGGGACGTCCTCTGGAACGAACCGGTTGCACGCGTGGCCGAGGCGCCGGCGCCCGTCGGCCCGTGCGGCGGGGCGGCCGCATACCGGATCGACGCGTTCCGCGCCGCCGGCGGTTTCGACGAGACCCTCTTCGCCTACTGGGAGGACGTCGATCTCGCACTCCGGCTGCGACTCGCCGGCTGGCGCTGCGAGCGGGCCCCGAGCGCGCGTGCCCTGCACGCTCACAGTGCGACGCTGGGGGCGAGCTCGCCCCTGCAGCGTCGCCTCGAGGCGTTCGGTCGCGCGTACGTGCTCGCGAAGTATCGGGTCGCACAGCGGGGGATCGGAACACGCATGCGGATCGCGCTGCTCGACTGGCCCGTGCTCGCCATCCACCTGGTCGTGCGCCGCGAGCTCGGCCCGATCCGCGCCCGCGCGAGGGGACGGCGTGCCGGACGGAGAGCAGCGCCGCTGCGCGCTCCGTTCGAGCTGGCAACCGTCTCGCTCGCGACCGCGCTCCGCCGCCAGTACGGGCTGCTCGTGCTGCGCCTCAGCGGGCGCCTTCCGGCGCACTTTCACGCGACCGGGCGAGCAGAAACCACTGGTACACGAGGAACTCCGCCGTCAGCCCCGAGGTAA
- a CDS encoding oligosaccharide flippase family protein, producing MSAENTPVDVLRTPEAGGRVIRGGALRAAGYGAGMVVGALTAVFLTRGLGVDDFGRYGTVAALLGIVSTITDAGLTAVGSRELAIRPPGRARQELLRQLVALRVVASFLAVLAAAGFAVVAGYDATMVWATLLGGLGVLLVNTQATAMMPLSVELRLGAVTAFELLKQALTLAGVAALALAGASLLPYFAVQAIVGGLVLLLTPPLVGGVRVLLPRLERASALSLLREALPVAVAIAMNVLYLRLLVIMVSLLDGDTETGYYATAFRVFEMLVGLPTLALSVALPLLAVAAAEDLERLRYGLQRTLELAVVASGGIALVTVALAPAVPLLFGDEFAGAVPMLRIQAWALIPLFAGQVLGLALLSLRRQRALALGNALAVVVVVAVGLALIPPYGGVGAAIAGIAAEVALCATLVALLVRAAPATAPGFGFLWRPGLALGAGAAPLLVPGLGAAVAGVLSVAAFAVVALVARAVPVEVFEALARRDPSSRGGS from the coding sequence GTGAGCGCCGAGAACACACCCGTGGACGTCCTGCGCACACCCGAGGCCGGAGGCCGGGTGATTCGCGGGGGCGCGCTGCGGGCGGCCGGCTACGGCGCGGGCATGGTAGTCGGCGCGCTCACGGCGGTCTTCCTCACCCGCGGCCTCGGCGTCGACGATTTCGGCCGCTACGGCACGGTGGCGGCGCTTCTCGGCATCGTGTCGACGATCACCGACGCGGGGCTGACGGCCGTCGGCAGCCGCGAGCTCGCGATCCGCCCGCCCGGGCGAGCCCGTCAGGAGCTGTTGCGGCAGCTCGTCGCCCTTCGCGTCGTCGCCAGCTTCCTCGCCGTGCTGGCCGCCGCCGGCTTCGCCGTCGTCGCCGGCTACGACGCGACGATGGTGTGGGCGACCCTGCTCGGCGGCCTCGGCGTCCTGCTCGTCAACACGCAGGCGACGGCAATGATGCCGCTCTCCGTCGAGCTGCGGCTCGGAGCCGTGACGGCGTTCGAGCTGCTCAAGCAGGCCCTGACGCTCGCCGGCGTCGCGGCACTGGCCCTGGCCGGTGCGTCGCTGCTGCCCTACTTCGCCGTGCAAGCGATCGTGGGCGGGCTCGTGTTGCTTCTGACGCCGCCGCTCGTCGGTGGCGTCCGCGTGCTGCTGCCGCGGCTCGAACGGGCGTCCGCGCTCTCGCTGCTGCGCGAGGCGCTGCCGGTCGCGGTGGCGATCGCGATGAACGTGCTGTACCTGCGCCTGCTCGTGATCATGGTGTCGCTGCTCGATGGCGACACCGAGACCGGCTACTACGCCACCGCGTTCCGCGTCTTCGAGATGCTCGTCGGACTGCCCACGCTCGCGCTCTCCGTCGCGCTCCCCCTGCTCGCGGTCGCCGCTGCCGAGGATCTCGAGCGGCTGCGCTACGGGTTGCAACGAACGCTGGAGCTGGCGGTCGTCGCCTCCGGCGGCATCGCGCTCGTGACGGTCGCGCTCGCGCCGGCCGTCCCGCTCCTGTTCGGCGACGAGTTCGCCGGAGCAGTGCCGATGCTCCGGATCCAGGCGTGGGCGCTCATTCCCCTGTTCGCCGGGCAGGTGCTCGGGCTCGCGCTCCTGTCGCTTCGCCGGCAGCGGGCGCTCGCGCTCGGGAACGCGCTCGCCGTGGTCGTCGTCGTCGCGGTCGGGCTCGCTCTCATCCCTCCCTACGGCGGCGTGGGGGCGGCGATCGCCGGGATCGCCGCCGAGGTCGCGCTGTGCGCGACGCTCGTCGCCCTCCTCGTTCGGGCCGCTCCCGCGACCGCGCCCGGCTTCGGCTTCCTGTGGAGACCGGGCCTGGCGCTCGGCGCCGGGGCCGCGCCCCTGCTCGTGCCGGGGCTCGGCGCCGCGGTCGCAGGTGTTCTCTCGGTCGCCGCGTTCGCCGTCGTCGCACTCGTCGCGCGCGCGGTTCCCGTCGAGGTGTTCGAGGCGCTGGCGCGGCGCGATCCCAGCTCCCGGGGCGGCTCGTGA
- a CDS encoding GDP-mannose 4,6-dehydratase, translating to MPTNMIWSRQALDHLRADFGDAYSGRTVLVTGADGFMGSHLTDALVELGANVHAFVRATSSGALNNIGHLRNRLEVHFADLTDRTSIDYLVRELKQAPDRPYVFHLGAQAHVGESWHRPYETVMANTVGTLNLLQSIVDWGLELEKFDTAGTSEEYGNVRDDVSHHHDFDDAGGLILHERSPINPKSIYATAKVAADFLTMNYHDAFGVPGVVTRMFNNYGPRQNPRYVTGTIITQALTRETIELGNLEPLRDFCFCSDGVRGHLTVAAHGKPGDVYVYGQGENISMAGWVEMILRIGEEHGFWPAGRTVTTTPKRYRPGASDVMALRVGHEKLTRETGWAPKVSWEEGLLQTIRWYAENRERWIGRVDWLPTGAPTLT from the coding sequence GTGCCCACGAACATGATCTGGAGCCGGCAGGCTCTCGACCACCTCCGGGCCGACTTCGGGGACGCCTACTCCGGCCGCACCGTGCTCGTCACCGGCGCCGACGGCTTCATGGGCTCCCACCTCACCGACGCGCTCGTCGAGCTCGGGGCGAACGTGCACGCGTTCGTGCGCGCCACCTCGAGCGGAGCGCTCAACAACATCGGGCACCTCCGCAACCGGCTCGAGGTGCACTTCGCCGACCTCACCGACCGCACCTCGATCGACTACCTCGTCCGCGAGCTGAAGCAGGCGCCGGACAGGCCCTACGTCTTCCACCTGGGCGCGCAGGCGCACGTGGGCGAGTCGTGGCATCGCCCCTACGAGACGGTGATGGCGAACACGGTGGGCACGCTCAACCTGCTGCAGTCGATCGTCGACTGGGGGCTCGAGCTCGAGAAGTTCGACACCGCCGGCACCTCGGAGGAGTACGGGAACGTGCGCGACGACGTCTCCCACCACCACGACTTCGACGATGCGGGCGGCCTGATCCTGCACGAGCGCTCGCCGATCAACCCGAAGTCGATCTACGCCACCGCCAAGGTGGCGGCCGACTTCCTGACGATGAACTACCACGACGCGTTCGGCGTGCCCGGCGTCGTCACGCGCATGTTCAACAACTACGGGCCGCGCCAGAACCCGCGCTACGTGACGGGCACGATCATCACGCAGGCGCTCACGCGCGAGACGATCGAGCTCGGCAACCTCGAGCCGCTGCGCGACTTCTGCTTCTGCAGCGACGGTGTACGCGGGCACCTCACCGTCGCGGCACACGGCAAGCCGGGCGACGTCTACGTCTACGGGCAGGGTGAGAACATCTCGATGGCCGGCTGGGTCGAGATGATCCTCCGCATCGGCGAGGAGCACGGCTTCTGGCCCGCCGGGCGCACCGTGACGACGACGCCGAAGCGCTACCGGCCGGGCGCGAGCGACGTGATGGCGCTGCGCGTCGGCCACGAGAAGCTCACCCGCGAGACCGGCTGGGCGCCGAAGGTGTCGTGGGAGGAAGGGCTGCTGCAGACGATCCGCTGGTACGCCGAGAACCGCGAGCGCTGGATCGGCAGGGTCGACTGGCTGCCGACGGGCGCTCCCACGCTGACCTGA
- a CDS encoding glycosyltransferase family 4 protein: MRVALSMLTLVPGAMGGSETYARSLCRALAARRLLDVTAFVPAIARDAGEGLPTEVVDEYRSGTTAAAKLRGVARALASPGAMRLRYRGIDVVHYPFTVPLPRLPARVVITLHDVQHLDVPGLFSRAERAYRKVAYDRAARGADIVVVPTAFVRGRALEKLGLEESRVRVIHHGVDHAQFRPDGSEREPFLLYPARTWPHKNHRRLLEAFALLRRDRPELRLVLTGGGSEALAGPPGVEARGAVPQAELVGLYRRAACLVFPSLYEGFGAPPLEAMACGTPVAASNAASLPEVCGDAAVLFEPDDPRAIAAGVEAALARADELARRGLERAAAFTWDAAAQRHEDAYRSLSTRS; this comes from the coding sequence GTGCGTGTCGCCCTCTCCATGCTCACGCTCGTGCCCGGCGCGATGGGCGGTAGCGAGACCTACGCCCGCTCGCTCTGCCGCGCCCTCGCCGCGCGGCGGCTGCTCGACGTGACCGCGTTCGTGCCGGCGATCGCACGCGACGCGGGCGAGGGGCTGCCGACCGAGGTCGTGGACGAGTACCGCTCGGGCACGACGGCGGCCGCGAAGCTGCGAGGCGTCGCCCGCGCGCTGGCATCGCCCGGCGCGATGCGCCTGCGCTACCGCGGCATCGACGTCGTCCATTACCCGTTCACGGTGCCGCTGCCGCGGCTGCCCGCGCGCGTCGTGATCACCTTGCACGACGTCCAGCACCTCGACGTACCCGGCCTGTTCTCGCGCGCCGAGCGCGCATACCGGAAGGTCGCGTACGACCGGGCCGCACGCGGAGCCGACATCGTCGTCGTGCCGACCGCGTTCGTGCGCGGCCGCGCGCTCGAGAAGCTCGGGCTGGAGGAGAGCCGGGTGCGGGTGATCCACCACGGCGTCGACCACGCGCAGTTCCGCCCCGACGGAAGCGAGCGCGAGCCGTTTCTGCTCTACCCGGCGCGCACATGGCCCCACAAGAACCATCGGCGTCTGCTCGAGGCGTTCGCCCTGCTGCGGCGCGATCGCCCCGAGCTCCGGCTCGTGCTCACGGGCGGCGGCAGCGAGGCGCTTGCCGGCCCGCCCGGCGTCGAGGCACGAGGGGCCGTGCCGCAGGCCGAGCTCGTCGGGCTCTATCGGCGGGCCGCCTGCCTCGTATTCCCGAGCCTCTACGAGGGGTTCGGCGCGCCGCCGCTCGAGGCGATGGCCTGCGGCACGCCCGTGGCAGCATCGAATGCCGCGTCTCTGCCGGAGGTGTGCGGCGACGCCGCCGTGCTGTTCGAGCCTGACGATCCGCGCGCGATCGCGGCCGGCGTCGAGGCGGCGCTGGCGCGGGCGGACGAGCTCGCGCGGCGAGGTCTCGAGCGGGCGGCCGCCTTCACGTGGGACGCGGCAGCACAGCGACACGAAGACGCCTACAGGTCGCTCAGCACGCGCTCGTAG
- a CDS encoding FkbM family methyltransferase encodes MTSHLRALWVLERVAGALRRVGLGAMVDAVGRRIAPTVGTFDVEIDGLRLHGDHIGQLYYVRELLQSDREGAFVEALCASIERGATVLEAGAHIGYVTLQAARAVGGSGRVITFEPNPRTVPLIERSLAANGLTDRVTLVPLALGDAAGRHVFHISGGGDTSSLHRPDGDSQQVEVEVTTVDEWLDQEVRVDVVKLDIEGGEVAALRGMRRTLERAGPGLIVFAECNPGMLERAGSSSEELFATLRSHGLEIMWIDESRRMPRPLEEADWSHGYVNLFCRRAASGRGRDFGPDRAASRS; translated from the coding sequence TTGACTTCCCACCTGAGGGCGCTGTGGGTGCTCGAGCGAGTCGCCGGCGCGCTTCGGCGCGTCGGCCTCGGCGCGATGGTCGACGCGGTCGGTCGGCGCATCGCTCCGACCGTCGGCACGTTCGACGTCGAGATCGACGGGCTCCGGCTGCACGGCGATCACATCGGCCAGCTCTACTACGTGCGTGAGCTGCTCCAGTCGGATCGGGAAGGGGCGTTCGTCGAAGCGCTCTGCGCCTCGATAGAGCGCGGCGCGACGGTCCTGGAGGCAGGTGCGCACATCGGGTACGTCACGCTCCAGGCCGCACGAGCCGTCGGCGGGAGCGGCAGGGTGATCACGTTCGAGCCCAATCCCCGGACGGTTCCGCTGATCGAGCGGAGCCTGGCCGCCAACGGGCTCACGGACCGTGTCACCCTCGTGCCGCTCGCGCTCGGGGATGCCGCCGGCCGGCACGTCTTCCACATCAGCGGCGGCGGTGACACGAGCAGCCTGCACCGGCCCGACGGAGATTCGCAGCAGGTCGAGGTCGAGGTCACCACGGTGGACGAGTGGCTCGATCAGGAGGTGCGCGTCGACGTCGTCAAGCTCGACATCGAGGGCGGGGAGGTCGCCGCACTCCGGGGCATGCGACGAACGCTCGAGCGCGCCGGGCCGGGACTGATTGTCTTCGCGGAGTGCAACCCCGGGATGCTCGAGCGGGCCGGTAGCTCGAGCGAGGAGCTGTTCGCGACGCTTCGCTCCCACGGGCTCGAGATCATGTGGATCGACGAGAGCCGGAGGATGCCCCGACCTCTCGAGGAGGCGGACTGGTCGCACGGCTACGTCAACCTCTTCTGCCGGCGCGCCGCAAGCGGTCGCGGCCGCGACTTCGGTCCCGATCGGGCGGCGAGCCGTAGCTGA
- a CDS encoding glycosyltransferase family 4 protein: MRIAVCRPQVPFAHGGAEIFTDTLVEQLRARGHEAEIVSVPFKWYPGARVLTQAFTWRLLDLTEADGRPIDMVVATKFPSYVVRHPEKRVWLVHQFRQAYELDRSELGQFGEAPEERALRRKVQELDRVTLGEATRLFATSRNVAGRLERSTGLVAEVLPHPAQALAYRNDGHGDFVLSVNRLDRAKRVDLLVEAAAADPSLRVVIAGDGPERARLEQLAHARGVGGRVRFAGRVSVEELADLYATCFATFYAPVDEDFGLGPYESFLSGKPVITATDAGGPLEVVRDGSTGAVVDPEPAAVARAAAWLRDHPDEAAAYGRTGNAIAVEVTWERAIARLLA, translated from the coding sequence GTGAGAATCGCGGTCTGCAGGCCCCAGGTGCCCTTCGCCCACGGAGGGGCGGAGATCTTCACCGACACCCTCGTCGAGCAGCTGCGTGCCCGCGGCCACGAGGCCGAGATCGTGTCCGTGCCGTTCAAGTGGTACCCCGGCGCCCGCGTGCTCACGCAGGCGTTCACATGGCGCCTGCTCGACCTGACCGAGGCCGACGGCAGGCCGATCGACATGGTCGTGGCGACGAAGTTCCCGTCCTACGTGGTGCGTCATCCCGAGAAGCGCGTCTGGCTCGTGCACCAGTTCCGGCAGGCGTACGAGCTCGACCGCAGCGAGCTCGGACAGTTCGGCGAGGCGCCCGAGGAGCGCGCGCTGCGCCGCAAGGTGCAGGAGCTCGACCGCGTCACGCTCGGCGAGGCGACCCGCCTCTTCGCCACCTCGCGGAACGTGGCCGGACGGCTCGAGCGCTCGACGGGGCTCGTCGCCGAGGTGCTTCCGCATCCCGCGCAGGCACTCGCGTACCGCAACGACGGCCACGGGGACTTCGTGCTGTCCGTCAACCGGCTCGACCGGGCCAAGCGCGTCGACCTGCTGGTGGAGGCGGCGGCCGCCGACCCGTCGCTGCGGGTCGTGATCGCCGGCGACGGGCCCGAGCGCGCGCGGCTCGAGCAGCTTGCGCACGCGCGCGGCGTGGGCGGGCGCGTCCGCTTCGCGGGCCGCGTCTCCGTGGAGGAGCTCGCGGACCTCTACGCGACGTGCTTCGCCACCTTCTACGCGCCGGTCGACGAGGACTTCGGGCTCGGCCCGTACGAGTCGTTCCTGTCCGGCAAGCCCGTGATCACCGCCACCGACGCCGGCGGGCCGCTCGAGGTCGTGCGCGACGGATCGACCGGCGCCGTCGTCGACCCGGAGCCGGCGGCGGTCGCGCGGGCGGCGGCATGGCTCCGCGACCATCCGGACGAGGCCGCCGCCTACGGCCGCACCGGCAACGCGATCGCCGTCGAGGTGACGTGGGAGAGAGCGATCGCAAGGCTGCTCGCGTGA
- a CDS encoding glycosyltransferase family 4 protein — protein sequence MALRREEDGAVKVALFTPMPPERSGIADYSALLLPALRERCDVVVAKRGGKRAPRGTDLCVYHVGNNPDAHGWIVEALRRTPGVVVLHDFVLHHLVAGLTIGRRDGHGYLDAMEREGGVVGRLLGHAVLDKRIPPLWENRPQDFHLAGEVLDLATGLIVHSRYVRDRAREAGYGGPAWVIPHPAFPVPGGPAATVAGEPLFGTFGNVNASKRVPQLLEAFSRVRRGRPRAGLLLVGAASPGFDLDRRLQRLGLDGGGIEREGFVDESRLWALMKAADVHVNLRSPTMGETSGTAIRALSLGKPLVVSDVGWFAELPDEVALKVPVGEREVEHLVVALELLASRPDVRDAMGAAAAELARREHDLDRVAELYVAALEQAAGGGAVADAVLGDVARAAAEVGIGADTPEAAEIARRLSEVELGR from the coding sequence GTGGCGCTCCGTCGAGAGGAGGACGGCGCGGTGAAGGTGGCGCTGTTCACCCCGATGCCGCCGGAGCGCTCCGGCATCGCCGACTACTCGGCCCTGCTGCTCCCGGCGCTGCGCGAGCGCTGCGACGTCGTGGTCGCGAAGCGCGGCGGCAAGCGGGCGCCGCGCGGCACGGATCTGTGCGTCTACCACGTCGGCAACAACCCGGACGCGCACGGCTGGATCGTCGAGGCGCTGCGCCGCACCCCCGGGGTGGTCGTGCTGCACGACTTCGTGCTCCACCACCTCGTCGCCGGGCTCACGATCGGCCGCCGCGACGGCCACGGCTACCTCGACGCGATGGAGCGCGAGGGGGGCGTCGTCGGGCGCCTGCTCGGCCACGCCGTGCTCGACAAGCGCATCCCGCCGCTGTGGGAGAACCGCCCGCAGGACTTCCACCTCGCCGGCGAGGTGCTCGACCTCGCCACCGGCCTCATCGTCCACTCGCGCTACGTGCGCGACCGCGCGCGGGAGGCGGGCTACGGCGGGCCGGCGTGGGTGATCCCGCACCCGGCCTTCCCCGTGCCCGGCGGCCCGGCGGCGACCGTCGCCGGCGAGCCGCTGTTCGGCACGTTCGGCAACGTGAACGCCAGCAAGCGCGTCCCGCAGCTGCTCGAGGCGTTCTCGCGCGTCCGCAGGGGGCGCCCCCGCGCCGGGCTCCTGCTCGTCGGCGCCGCCTCTCCCGGCTTCGACCTCGACCGCCGCCTGCAGCGGCTCGGGCTCGACGGCGGCGGCATCGAGCGCGAGGGCTTCGTCGACGAGAGCCGCCTGTGGGCGCTGATGAAGGCGGCCGACGTGCACGTGAACCTGCGCTCGCCGACGATGGGCGAGACCTCCGGCACCGCGATCCGGGCGCTCTCCCTCGGCAAGCCGCTCGTCGTCAGCGACGTCGGCTGGTTCGCGGAGCTGCCGGACGAGGTGGCGCTCAAGGTGCCGGTCGGCGAGCGGGAGGTCGAGCACCTCGTCGTCGCCCTGGAGCTGCTCGCCTCGCGGCCGGACGTGCGCGACGCGATGGGAGCGGCCGCGGCGGAGCTCGCCCGCCGCGAGCACGACCTCGACCGCGTCGCCGAGCTGTACGTCGCCGCGCTCGAACAGGCGGCAGGCGGGGGCGCCGTCGCGGACGCGGTGCTCGGTGACGTCGCGCGCGCGGCCGCGGAGGTCGGGATCGGCGCGGACACGCCGGAAGCCGCCGAGATCGCACGTCGACTGTCCGAGGTCGAGCTTGGGCGCTGA
- a CDS encoding class I SAM-dependent methyltransferase: protein MTRHPSEPWAGGYYGQSRPELVALLPRPLGRVLDVGCGEGRVAAGLRAAGASWITGVEIHAPSAERAARSLDEVFVGRLEEHIGGFDGVFDTILLYDVLEHLPDPASALVALRGVAAPGARVHVSLPNARHWSLVRDLALRGTFGYTDAGHRDRTHLRWFTRRDIVSLLEQCGWHVERVDHLPLRRVSALASRLTSGLTAEFLVYQWFLLARSRESAPEGAR from the coding sequence GTGACGCGGCATCCGTCCGAACCCTGGGCGGGGGGCTACTACGGCCAGAGCCGGCCGGAGTTGGTCGCCCTCCTGCCTCGTCCGCTCGGGCGGGTCCTCGACGTCGGCTGTGGCGAAGGCCGAGTCGCAGCAGGCCTTCGAGCCGCGGGCGCGTCGTGGATCACCGGCGTCGAGATCCACGCTCCCTCTGCCGAGCGGGCGGCGCGCTCGCTCGACGAGGTCTTCGTCGGCCGCCTCGAGGAGCACATCGGCGGATTCGACGGGGTGTTCGACACGATTCTCCTCTACGACGTCCTCGAGCACCTGCCCGATCCCGCCTCGGCCCTGGTGGCGCTGCGGGGCGTCGCGGCGCCGGGGGCGCGCGTGCACGTGTCGCTCCCGAACGCCCGCCACTGGTCGCTCGTCCGCGACCTGGCCCTCAGGGGCACGTTCGGCTACACGGACGCGGGGCATCGCGACCGCACCCACCTTCGCTGGTTCACCCGACGCGACATCGTCTCGTTGCTGGAGCAGTGCGGGTGGCACGTCGAGCGTGTCGACCACCTGCCCCTGCGGCGCGTATCGGCACTCGCCTCGCGACTTACCTCGGGGCTGACGGCGGAGTTCCTCGTGTACCAGTGGTTTCTGCTCGCCCGGTCGCGTGAAAGTGCGCCGGAAGGCGCCCGCTGA